A window of the Echeneis naucrates chromosome 3, fEcheNa1.1, whole genome shotgun sequence genome harbors these coding sequences:
- the rab11a gene encoding ras-related protein Rab-11A, whose protein sequence is MGTRDDEYDYLFKVVLIGDSGVGKSNLLSRFTRNEFNLESKSTIGVEFATRSIQVDGKTVKAQIWDTAGQERYRAITSAYYRGAVGALLVYDIAKHLTYENVERWLKELRDHADSNIVIMLVGNKSDLRHLRAVPTDEARAFAEKNGLSFLETSALDSTNVETAFQTILTEIYRIVSQKQMSERQESDMSPSNNVVNIQVQPTENKPKMQCCQNI, encoded by the exons ATGGGCACTAGAGATGACGAATATGACTATTTGTTCAAAG TCGTCCTTATCGGTGACTCAGGCGTGGGGAAGAGTAACCTGCTTTCACGTTTCACCCGCAATGAGTTCAACCTGGAGAGTAAGAGCACGATTGGCGTCGAGTTCGCCACACGCAGCATCCAGGTGGACGGCAAGACAGTGAAGGCCCAGATCTGGGACACAGCTGGGCAGGAACGTTACCGTGCTATCACATCAGC GTACTACCGTGGGGCGGTGGGGGCTCTGCTTGTCTACGATATTGCCAAGCATCTAACTTATGAGAATGTGGAGCGCTGGTTGAAAGAGCTGAGAGACCACGCCGACAGCAACATTGTCATCATGCTGGTGGGCAACAAGAGCGACCTTCGTCACCTGCGTGCTGTTCCCACTGACGAGGCCCGCGCTTTCGCTG AGAAGAACGGTTTATCTTTCTTGGAGACATCAGCTCTAGACTCCACCAACGTAGAGACGGCATTCCAGACCATTCTGACAG AGATCTACCGCATCGTCTCCCAGAAGCAGATGTCGGAGCGCCAGGAGAGCGACATGTCCCCAAGCAACAATGTGGTCAACATCCAAGTGCAGCCCACTGAGAACAAACCAAAGATGCAGTGCTGTCAGAACATCTAG